The following are encoded together in the Oreochromis aureus strain Israel breed Guangdong linkage group 18, ZZ_aureus, whole genome shotgun sequence genome:
- the fitm1l gene encoding fat storage-inducing transmembrane protein 1 produces MFLNTILVVLTDLAARFMGTTLFRRHFHLLLSALVMFGPMLSLWVSHHSIFAKKNHFLYRMFLHSGWGWTCIFVGSFVFLLSFSIRRSLSLSIRHLSRLAVAGGLWLSFCKLLDLLENATGSCYEPLEAGTVVTNGQTLLVLREGESKSECLKAGMLWRGYEVSEDIFLLCLCCLLLVEETAVFGPYLSLGGISDAPLRILFLFCVLLLWLWIFLLLCLLAYFPQFPTQLLGGALGCLSWRGLYQGWYRLGPSWYCPGRPGLGLLNIKAIGNDVEDAQLKQPNHDHCN; encoded by the exons ATGTTCCTCAACACAATCCTCGTAGTCCTGACAGACCTGGCAGCCAGGTTTATGGGTACCACTTTGTTCCGGCGGCACTTCCACCTGTTGTTGTCAGCGCTGGTGATGTTCGGTCCCATGCTGAGTCTTTGGGTGTCTCATCACAGCATCTTTGCCAAGAAGAATCACTTCCTCTACAG GATGTTCTTGCACTCTGGTTGGGGTTGGACCTGCATCTTTGTTGGCTCTTTTGTTTTCCTCCTCTCCTTTTCCATCCGTCGTTCCCTGTCTCTCTCCATCCGCCACCTCTCACGGCTTGCGGTGGCTGGTGGACTATGGCTAAGTTTTTGCAAACTCTTGGACCTCCTGGAGAATGCCACAGGAAGCTGCTATGAACCTTTAGAAGCTGGAACAGTGGTCACAAATGGCCAGACTCTGCTGGTGCTGCGAGAGGGGGAGAGCAAGTCTGAGTGCCTGAAAGCTGGAATGCTGTGGAGGGGATATGAGGTTTCTGAAGACATTTTCCTTCTCTGCCTTTGCTGCCTGCTGCTGGTAGAGGAAACAGCTGTGTTTGGACCTTATTTGAGCCTTGGGGGAATCTCAGATGCCCCACTGAGAATCCTCTTTCTGTTCTGTGTTCTCCTGCTCTGGCTCTGGATCTTCTTGCTGCTCTGTCTCTTAGCTTACTTTCCTCAGTTCCCCACCCAGCTGCTGGGGGGTGCTCTTGGCTGTCTCAGCTGGAGAGGACTATATCAGGGCTGGTACCGCCTGGGGCCCAGCTGGTACTGCCCCGGGAGGCCTGGCCTAGGACTACTTAACATAAAGGCTATCGGTAATGACGTGGAGGATGCACAACTGAAACAACCGAATCACGATCACTgcaattaa